A stretch of the Archangium violaceum genome encodes the following:
- the pcaF gene encoding 3-oxoadipyl-CoA thiolase, translating to MSEAFICDAVRTPVGRHGGVLAGVRADDLGAIPLRVLLARHPKLDPRLIDEVYLGCANQAGEDNRNVARMSLLLAGLPHEVPGVTLNRLCGSGMEAVGSAARAIRVGEISLALAGGVESMSRAPFVLGKADAAFSRAQTLEDTTLGWRFINPVFQSQYGVESMPETAENVAAEFGISRADQDAFALRSQQRAARAQQAGFFAEEIVPVDVPGRKRGETVRIDRDEHPRPDTTLDGLAKLKALFRDNGTVTAGNASGINDGAAALLLASEAAVERFGLTPRARVLGMATAGVPPRIMGVGPVPATRKLCARLGLEPKDFDVIELNEAFASQALTCLRQLGIPDDAEHVNAWGGAIALGHPLGMSGARLVLTAVHQLQKSGGRRALATMCIGVGQGIALALERV from the coding sequence ATGAGCGAAGCGTTCATCTGTGATGCGGTGCGCACGCCCGTGGGCCGCCATGGCGGCGTGCTGGCCGGAGTGCGTGCCGATGACCTCGGCGCCATTCCCCTGAGGGTCCTGCTCGCACGCCATCCCAAGCTCGATCCTCGGCTCATCGACGAGGTCTATCTGGGCTGTGCGAACCAGGCGGGCGAGGACAACCGCAACGTGGCCCGAATGAGCCTGCTCCTGGCTGGCCTGCCGCACGAGGTACCCGGCGTCACGCTCAACCGCTTGTGCGGCTCCGGCATGGAGGCGGTGGGCAGCGCGGCGCGCGCCATCCGCGTCGGCGAAATCTCCCTGGCGCTGGCCGGTGGCGTGGAATCGATGAGCCGCGCGCCCTTCGTGCTCGGCAAGGCGGATGCGGCGTTCTCCCGTGCTCAGACGCTGGAGGACACCACCCTGGGTTGGCGCTTCATCAACCCGGTGTTCCAGAGCCAGTATGGTGTGGAGAGCATGCCCGAGACGGCGGAGAACGTGGCCGCCGAGTTCGGCATCTCGCGCGCCGACCAGGATGCCTTCGCCCTGCGCAGCCAGCAGCGTGCCGCGCGCGCGCAGCAAGCCGGCTTCTTCGCCGAGGAGATCGTCCCGGTGGACGTGCCAGGACGCAAGCGCGGCGAGACGGTGCGGATCGACCGCGACGAGCACCCGCGCCCGGACACCACCCTGGATGGTCTGGCGAAGCTGAAGGCCCTCTTCCGCGACAACGGGACGGTGACCGCCGGCAACGCGTCGGGCATCAACGACGGGGCGGCCGCGCTGCTCCTCGCGTCCGAGGCCGCGGTCGAGCGGTTCGGGCTGACGCCACGGGCGCGCGTACTGGGCATGGCCACGGCGGGTGTTCCGCCCCGCATCATGGGCGTGGGACCGGTGCCAGCGACGCGCAAGCTGTGCGCGCGGCTGGGGTTGGAGCCGAAGGACTTCGACGTCATCGAGCTCAACGAGGCCTTCGCCAGTCAGGCCCTGACCTGCCTGCGGCAGCTCGGAATCCCGGACGATGCCGAGCACGTCAACGCCTGGGGTGGCGCCATCGCGCTGGGCCATCCGCTCGGCATGAGCGGCGCGCGTCTCGTGCTCACCGCGGTCCACCAGCTCCAGAAGAGCGGCGGACGGCGCGCGCTCGCCACCATGTGCATCGGTGTCGGCCAGGGCATCGCCCTGGCCCTCGAGCGCGTGTAG
- a CDS encoding transposase: MRTDEAKEQYKARAGLVENVNAQVKGRYGLTQVTVRGLDKVKCVALLVALAHNLAAHGQPLVDALLARQSALAEPAHLLELAPGNAASLGGGISPVPVDQVTALPAGF; encoded by the coding sequence ATGCGCACCGACGAGGCCAAGGAGCAGTACAAGGCCCGCGCCGGCCTGGTGGAGAACGTCAACGCGCAGGTGAAGGGGCGCTATGGCCTGACGCAGGTGACGGTGCGGGGGCTGGACAAGGTGAAGTGTGTCGCCTTGCTGGTGGCCCTGGCGCACAACCTGGCCGCACACGGCCAGCCTCTGGTGGATGCGCTGCTGGCGCGCCAGAGCGCGCTTGCCGAGCCGGCTCACCTCCTCGAGCTGGCTCCAGGCAACGCGGCCTCTCTCGGTGGCGGCATCAGTCCGGTGCCGGTGGACCAGGTCACCGCCTTGCCTGCTGGCTTCTGA
- a CDS encoding DUF4038 domain-containing protein — MRKSLLSLMCLSLMTACGAEQAPLDMPETGSTPDTMGTDAAPLAALPKLRVNGRFLVKADGSPFFWMADTAWQLLPWLNRSEVQTYLDNRAERGFNVIQAVALGPQSGAYNNVYNDFPFVNFDYTKPNVTPGSDPNNATQYDYWDHVDYIINEAEARGIYTALLPTWGTLVKEGHITLAHAETYGRFLGSRYASKPIIWVLGGDVDPSGNEAVWRAMAKGIAIGVSGSEDYSKVLMTYHPKGGTKSATWFHNEPWLDFNMQQNGHCLNKDVWNHIASDYNRTPVKPTLDGEPLYEKIQICLRAGTGFSDDYEIRKYAYWSVFAGAFGHTYGHNSVWQMYAPGRKPAFEPQNYWYQGINDPGAMQMKYLRQLIESRPMLSRIPDQGVVASDASTGTHRIQATRDANGTYAFVYSSSGQAFTVNMSRLTGGTVRATWYNPRTGATTAIGTYANTGTRQFTPPSSGAKNDWVLILDDNTRNYPMPGGTTAPVTEAYTTQSASASPTSVAPGQTVNLSVAIRAAAAASGRNVKLTVRNASNTTVGELNFVNQSFGQGETKTYPFAFAVPSNLANGTYCVTAGVTNSAWSPWYLWDNCATSFTVSNAPAPTIGFTLVSATTSPTTVSRGGTVRLSSTFQANAAASGVNVKLDVRNSTGSSTLVDNPIANQSFTQGQSRTFQFDYTVPSTMAAGTYCLATGVSNSAWSTWYVWNSCATKFTVQ, encoded by the coding sequence GTGCGCAAATCGCTGCTATCCCTGATGTGTCTTTCGCTGATGACGGCCTGTGGAGCCGAGCAGGCACCGCTCGACATGCCGGAGACGGGCTCGACACCGGACACGATGGGCACGGACGCCGCCCCCCTGGCGGCGCTTCCCAAGCTGCGCGTGAACGGGCGGTTCCTGGTGAAGGCGGACGGCTCCCCGTTCTTCTGGATGGCGGACACGGCCTGGCAGCTCCTGCCCTGGCTCAACCGCTCGGAGGTCCAGACCTACCTGGACAACCGCGCGGAGCGTGGCTTCAACGTCATCCAGGCGGTCGCCCTCGGCCCCCAGAGCGGCGCGTACAACAACGTCTACAACGACTTCCCGTTCGTCAACTTCGACTACACGAAGCCCAACGTCACGCCGGGCAGCGACCCGAACAACGCCACCCAGTACGATTACTGGGATCACGTCGACTACATCATCAACGAGGCCGAGGCGCGCGGCATCTACACGGCGCTGCTCCCCACATGGGGCACCCTCGTGAAGGAAGGCCACATCACCCTGGCCCATGCCGAGACGTATGGCCGGTTCCTGGGCAGCCGCTACGCCAGCAAGCCCATCATCTGGGTGCTCGGAGGTGATGTGGACCCTTCCGGCAACGAGGCCGTCTGGCGTGCGATGGCCAAGGGCATCGCCATCGGCGTTTCGGGCTCCGAGGACTACAGCAAGGTGCTGATGACCTACCACCCGAAGGGTGGGACGAAGTCCGCTACCTGGTTCCACAACGAGCCGTGGCTGGACTTCAACATGCAGCAGAACGGCCACTGCCTGAACAAGGACGTCTGGAACCACATCGCGTCCGACTACAACCGCACGCCGGTGAAGCCCACGCTGGATGGGGAGCCCCTCTACGAGAAGATCCAGATCTGCCTCCGGGCGGGCACCGGCTTCTCCGACGACTACGAAATCCGGAAGTACGCGTACTGGAGCGTGTTCGCCGGAGCCTTCGGCCACACCTACGGGCACAATTCGGTGTGGCAGATGTATGCGCCGGGCCGCAAGCCGGCGTTCGAGCCCCAGAACTATTGGTACCAGGGCATCAACGACCCGGGCGCGATGCAGATGAAGTACCTCCGCCAGCTCATCGAGTCGCGTCCGATGCTCTCGCGCATCCCGGACCAGGGCGTGGTGGCGTCGGACGCCAGCACGGGCACCCACCGCATCCAGGCCACGCGTGACGCGAATGGCACCTACGCCTTCGTCTACAGCTCGTCCGGCCAGGCCTTCACGGTGAACATGAGCCGCCTCACCGGGGGGACCGTCCGCGCCACCTGGTACAACCCGCGCACCGGTGCGACCACGGCGATTGGCACCTACGCCAACACGGGTACCCGGCAGTTCACGCCTCCCAGCAGCGGCGCGAAGAACGACTGGGTGCTGATCCTGGATGACAACACGCGCAACTACCCGATGCCGGGCGGCACGACGGCGCCGGTGACCGAGGCGTACACGACGCAGTCCGCCTCCGCCTCGCCCACCAGCGTGGCCCCGGGACAGACCGTCAACCTCTCGGTGGCCATCCGGGCCGCCGCCGCGGCGTCGGGCCGCAACGTGAAGCTCACGGTGCGCAACGCCTCGAACACCACCGTGGGCGAGCTCAACTTCGTGAACCAGAGCTTCGGCCAGGGGGAGACCAAGACCTACCCGTTCGCCTTCGCCGTGCCCTCGAACCTGGCCAACGGCACGTACTGCGTGACCGCGGGCGTCACGAACTCGGCCTGGAGCCCGTGGTACCTCTGGGACAACTGCGCGACCTCGTTCACGGTCTCCAACGCGCCCGCTCCGACCATCGGCTTCACCCTCGTGTCCGCGACGACCTCCCCCACGACGGTGAGCCGCGGTGGAACGGTGCGGCTCTCCAGCACCTTCCAGGCGAACGCGGCCGCCAGCGGCGTGAACGTGAAGCTCGATGTGCGCAACTCCACCGGCTCGAGCACCCTCGTCGACAACCCGATTGCGAATCAGAGCTTCACGCAGGGGCAGTCGCGGACGTTCCAGTTCGACTACACCGTCCCGTCGACGATGGCCGCGGGCACCTACTGCCTGGCGACCGGCGTGTCCAACTCGGCCTGGTCGACCTGGTACGTGTGGAACAGCTGCGCGACGAAGTTCACGGTCCAGTAA
- a CDS encoding S-(hydroxymethyl)glutathione dehydrogenase/class III alcohol dehydrogenase yields the protein MDIQAAVAFEPGKPLRIETVQLEGPKAGEVLVELKATGICHTDAYTMSGKDPEGIFPSILGHEGAGVVVDIGPGVTSVKKGDHVIPLYTPECRQCKSCLSRKTNLCTAIRATQGKGLMPDGTSRFRLGKEPIHHYMGTSTFASHTVLPEIAVAKIREDAPFDKVCYIGCGVTTGIGAVIYTARVEAGARVVVFGLGGIGLNVVQACRMVGADQIVGVDLNPARRAMAEKFGLTHFVNPTEVGADLVPYLVNLTGGGADYSFECIGNVQTMRQALECCHRGWGESIIIGVAAAGQEISTRPFQLVTGRVWKGSAFGGARGRTDVPRIVDWYMDGKIQIDPLITHTLPLERINEGFDLMHRGESIRAVVRYA from the coding sequence ATGGACATCCAAGCCGCCGTGGCGTTCGAACCCGGCAAGCCCCTGCGCATCGAAACGGTACAGCTCGAAGGACCCAAGGCCGGCGAAGTGCTCGTCGAGCTGAAGGCCACGGGCATCTGCCACACCGACGCGTACACCATGTCGGGCAAGGACCCCGAGGGCATCTTCCCCAGCATCCTCGGCCACGAGGGCGCGGGTGTGGTGGTGGACATAGGCCCCGGTGTCACCTCGGTGAAGAAGGGCGACCACGTCATCCCGCTCTACACCCCCGAGTGCCGCCAATGTAAATCCTGCCTGTCGCGCAAGACGAACCTCTGCACCGCCATCCGCGCCACCCAGGGCAAGGGCCTCATGCCCGATGGCACCAGCCGCTTCCGGCTCGGCAAGGAGCCCATCCACCACTACATGGGGACGTCCACCTTCGCGAGCCACACGGTGCTCCCGGAGATCGCCGTGGCGAAGATTCGCGAGGACGCGCCCTTCGACAAGGTCTGCTACATCGGCTGCGGGGTGACCACGGGCATTGGCGCCGTCATCTATACCGCCAGGGTGGAGGCGGGCGCCCGCGTGGTCGTCTTCGGACTGGGCGGCATCGGACTCAACGTGGTGCAGGCCTGCCGCATGGTGGGCGCGGATCAGATCGTCGGCGTGGACCTCAACCCCGCCCGGCGCGCCATGGCCGAGAAGTTCGGCCTCACCCACTTCGTCAACCCGACCGAGGTGGGCGCGGACCTGGTGCCCTACCTCGTCAACCTCACCGGCGGCGGCGCCGACTACAGCTTCGAGTGCATCGGCAACGTGCAGACCATGCGGCAGGCGCTCGAGTGCTGCCACCGCGGCTGGGGCGAGAGCATCATCATCGGCGTGGCCGCGGCCGGACAGGAGATCAGCACCCGCCCCTTCCAGCTCGTCACCGGGCGCGTGTGGAAGGGCAGTGCCTTCGGCGGCGCCCGGGGCCGCACCGACGTGCCCCGCATCGTCGACTGGTACATGGACGGGAAGATCCAGATCGACCCGCTCATCACCCATACGCTGCCGCTCGAGCGCATCAACGAGGGCTTCGACCTGATGCACCGGGGCGAGTCCATCCGCGCCGTGGTGAGGTACGCGTGA
- a CDS encoding endo-1,3-alpha-glucanase family glycosylhydrolase — MFSESVSRLKHGLFLLLAAAAAVSACAPPEASSELEGTEGSDGSSLATKAPFELNNALLPFDLPARADLAKSEYKVFAHWHNFPLRSYGTNSAGQHYDNYTNWLKPTGDYASIGGWLRDRPVPILAIPAVEPDYGKRDMKTDIQTAAAVGVDGFLFNLWFRPSDNRWKWLTNLFDAADAFNAENPSAPFYVIPNIDSHILSNGSGANEPRQRADDLAAFKNRASWRKLNGKFVVGSFRPEALPTSWYQQFFDQLKTVHGMDAVLWGTLLDPSEANRNALKPFMVGATFSRWDNLPYTANPLNGINTLKAWGDQNGVPYSPPVSHTDNRPTSSITTETAGFKTQYNTWKAAIDSGVKMVQILTWNDHYEGHALRPNSAVQYAFYDLTAYYSTWFKTRQQPAIVRDVLYYAHRMHLSTEPYDTTRQARPTASKNGVALVDRVFVLGMLKSSGRVQISSGGTTYGADLPSGPQFFDAPLKANSQPSFQLSRNGAAIINLTSAFRTRSPIVWQDLLYRAGSTSRPVVSGVQNNLPQDRLP, encoded by the coding sequence TTGTTCAGCGAGAGTGTCTCCCGACTGAAGCACGGTCTCTTCCTTCTCCTCGCGGCAGCAGCGGCCGTGTCGGCCTGCGCCCCTCCCGAGGCGTCTTCCGAGCTGGAGGGTACGGAGGGCTCCGATGGCTCGAGCCTGGCCACCAAGGCCCCCTTCGAGCTGAACAATGCGCTCCTGCCGTTCGACTTGCCGGCACGCGCGGACCTCGCCAAGAGCGAGTACAAGGTCTTCGCTCACTGGCACAACTTCCCGCTGCGGAGCTATGGCACCAACTCCGCAGGCCAGCACTACGACAACTACACCAACTGGCTCAAACCCACGGGAGACTATGCGTCCATCGGGGGATGGTTGCGCGATCGGCCCGTGCCGATCCTGGCCATCCCCGCAGTGGAGCCGGACTACGGCAAGCGGGACATGAAGACGGACATCCAGACGGCCGCCGCCGTCGGCGTCGATGGCTTCCTCTTCAATCTCTGGTTCCGTCCCAGCGATAACCGCTGGAAGTGGCTGACGAACCTCTTCGATGCAGCGGACGCGTTCAACGCCGAGAACCCGAGCGCCCCCTTCTACGTCATCCCCAACATTGACAGTCACATCCTCTCGAATGGCAGCGGAGCGAATGAGCCGCGTCAGCGGGCCGACGACCTCGCGGCCTTCAAGAACCGCGCTTCGTGGAGGAAGCTCAACGGCAAGTTCGTGGTGGGCAGCTTCAGGCCCGAGGCCCTGCCAACCTCCTGGTACCAGCAGTTCTTCGATCAACTGAAGACCGTCCATGGAATGGATGCGGTGCTGTGGGGAACCCTGCTCGACCCCTCGGAGGCCAATCGCAACGCGCTGAAGCCCTTCATGGTGGGAGCCACCTTCTCGCGTTGGGACAACCTCCCCTACACCGCCAACCCCCTGAATGGCATCAACACCCTGAAGGCATGGGGCGACCAGAACGGAGTCCCCTACTCTCCGCCGGTCAGCCATACGGACAACCGACCCACCAGCTCCATCACCACGGAAACGGCGGGCTTCAAGACCCAGTACAACACCTGGAAGGCGGCGATCGACTCGGGCGTGAAGATGGTGCAGATCCTCACCTGGAATGACCACTACGAGGGTCACGCCTTGCGGCCCAACTCGGCGGTGCAGTACGCGTTCTACGACCTGACGGCCTACTACTCGACCTGGTTCAAGACCCGCCAGCAGCCGGCCATCGTGCGCGACGTCCTCTACTACGCGCACCGCATGCACCTGAGCACCGAGCCCTACGATACCACCCGGCAGGCCAGACCCACCGCATCGAAGAATGGTGTGGCCCTCGTGGACCGGGTCTTCGTCCTGGGCATGCTCAAGTCGAGCGGGCGCGTGCAGATCTCCTCGGGCGGGACCACCTACGGCGCCGATCTTCCCTCGGGCCCGCAGTTCTTCGACGCACCGTTGAAGGCGAACAGCCAACCGTCCTTCCAACTGAGCAGGAATGGCGCGGCGATCATCAACCTCACGAGCGCCTTCCGGACGCGCTCGCCCATCGTCTGGCAGGATTTGCTGTACCGCGCGGGAAGCACTTCACGCCCGGTCGTCTCGGGGGTGCAGAACAACCTGCCGCAGGATCGTCTCCCGTAA
- the fghA gene encoding S-formylglutathione hydrolase, whose translation MGADLRLASEHRCFGGTVAYYRHDSEVCGGEMRFAVYLPPQARAGKVPVLYYLSGLTCTEETFLIKAGAQRLAAELGLMLVVPDTSPRNTGIEKEDVDWEVGTAAGFYVDATARPWASRFHMFSYVTRELPELVGRSFPARMDREGIFGHSMGGHGALVCALRQPGRYRSVSAFAPISAPMRCPWGQKAFGTYFGPDTEAWRGWDTTELLRSGGARLPPLLVDQGTSDKFLVEQLKPELLRESCEQSGQPLTLRFQDGYDHGYYFVSTFMADHLRHHATALSA comes from the coding sequence ATGGGAGCGGACCTCCGGCTCGCCTCCGAGCACCGCTGCTTCGGAGGCACCGTCGCCTACTACCGCCATGACTCGGAGGTGTGTGGCGGCGAGATGCGCTTCGCCGTCTACCTGCCGCCCCAGGCCCGGGCGGGCAAGGTGCCCGTCCTGTATTACCTCTCGGGGCTCACCTGCACCGAGGAGACCTTCCTCATCAAGGCCGGTGCGCAGCGGCTCGCCGCCGAGCTGGGGCTGATGCTCGTCGTCCCCGACACCAGCCCGCGCAACACCGGCATCGAGAAGGAGGACGTGGACTGGGAGGTGGGCACCGCCGCTGGCTTCTATGTGGATGCCACCGCGCGGCCCTGGGCCTCGCGCTTCCACATGTTCAGCTACGTCACCCGGGAGCTGCCCGAGCTCGTGGGCAGGAGCTTCCCCGCTCGCATGGATCGCGAGGGCATCTTCGGCCACTCCATGGGTGGGCACGGCGCCCTCGTCTGCGCCCTGCGCCAGCCGGGCCGCTATCGCTCCGTCTCCGCGTTCGCGCCCATCTCGGCCCCCATGCGCTGCCCGTGGGGACAGAAGGCCTTCGGCACCTACTTCGGGCCCGATACCGAGGCCTGGCGCGGGTGGGACACCACCGAGCTGCTGCGCTCCGGGGGCGCGCGACTCCCGCCCCTGCTCGTGGACCAGGGCACGAGCGACAAGTTCCTCGTGGAGCAGCTCAAACCCGAGCTCCTCCGTGAGTCCTGCGAGCAATCAGGGCAGCCCCTGACACTCCGTTTCCAGGACGGATACGACCACGGCTACTACTTCGTCTCGACCTTCATGGCCGACCACCTCCGCCATCACGCCACGGCCCTAAGCGCCTGA
- a CDS encoding DNA-binding protein, translated as MTLSSSTLSSRVLMGPRFLLLALSVLAACGDSDPEQPKPTPITEARNRDNGTQVTVEGYVTVQPGAFSSALENEGFAIQDNTGGIYVKLTEKLDFGLGTHVRVKGTLKDENNLRILESELGSVEKLDGTQQVGARDVRTGDVGESTEGLLVRVNATVTQAANDELPYGYELYVNDGSGEVQVYIHDSAGFNPDTVRALKVGQKIQVTGLSAQYESTYEVAPRQPSDLVVVP; from the coding sequence ATGACCCTCTCTTCTTCGACGCTCTCTTCTCGCGTGCTCATGGGGCCGCGCTTCCTCCTGTTGGCGCTCTCGGTGCTCGCGGCCTGCGGTGACTCCGACCCCGAGCAGCCCAAGCCCACTCCCATCACGGAGGCGCGCAACCGTGACAACGGCACCCAGGTGACGGTGGAGGGGTACGTCACGGTGCAGCCAGGGGCGTTCTCCTCGGCGCTGGAGAATGAGGGCTTCGCCATCCAGGACAACACCGGTGGCATCTACGTGAAGCTGACGGAGAAGCTCGATTTCGGGTTGGGCACGCACGTTCGCGTGAAGGGCACGCTGAAGGACGAGAACAACCTGCGCATCCTCGAGAGCGAGCTCGGCTCCGTCGAGAAGCTGGACGGCACCCAGCAGGTGGGCGCCAGGGACGTGCGCACCGGCGACGTGGGCGAGTCCACCGAGGGGCTGCTCGTGCGTGTGAACGCCACGGTGACCCAGGCCGCCAATGACGAGCTGCCCTACGGCTACGAGCTGTATGTCAATGACGGCTCGGGCGAGGTGCAGGTGTACATCCACGACTCGGCGGGCTTCAACCCGGACACGGTGCGCGCCCTCAAGGTGGGCCAGAAGATCCAGGTGACGGGCCTGTCGGCGCAGTACGAGTCCACCTATGAGGTGGCGCCCCGGCAGCCCTCGGACCTCGTCGTGGTGCCGTAG
- a CDS encoding polysaccharide lyase produces the protein MKRLLRLAPFALLLPTLAIASPVWKGDFETGNLSQWDREQSVSSSRLLVVNSPVREGRYALKVTVRKGDDPINASGNRNEVLYLGREEPGSEYFYKWSTLFPSSFPRSSKWALFTQWHHDGNGGSPPIEFYVVDDQLRLRVGGSSGKIVWTSPLRREHWNDFVLHVKWSPDPKVGFVELYHDGKVVLPKMKVATQYSGQRNYLKIGLYRDESISQEGVVFHDGFIQATSKDDVIPPVVATPTPETPAPETPDSEPGSDPGDVSSPPDDSTDGQPGTVVQAPSEPGDSSPGTDGVIPGDASLGAGMQAASCGASSTGGTPLLVAAALTLAALLGRRKAVPAHARARRTR, from the coding sequence TTGAAGCGTTTGCTGAGACTTGCCCCCTTCGCGCTGCTGTTGCCTACCCTGGCCATTGCCTCCCCCGTGTGGAAGGGGGACTTCGAGACTGGAAATCTCTCGCAGTGGGATCGCGAGCAGAGTGTCTCCTCGAGCCGCCTGTTGGTGGTCAACTCGCCCGTGCGAGAGGGCCGCTACGCGCTGAAGGTCACCGTCCGTAAGGGCGATGACCCCATCAACGCCAGCGGCAACCGCAACGAGGTTCTCTATCTGGGCCGCGAGGAGCCCGGCTCCGAGTACTTCTACAAGTGGAGCACCCTCTTCCCGAGCAGCTTCCCCCGCTCGTCCAAGTGGGCGCTCTTCACCCAGTGGCATCACGACGGTAACGGAGGCTCGCCGCCGATCGAGTTCTACGTGGTGGATGACCAGCTGCGCCTGCGCGTGGGTGGCAGCAGCGGGAAGATCGTCTGGACCTCGCCCCTGCGGCGCGAGCACTGGAACGACTTCGTCCTGCACGTGAAGTGGTCTCCGGACCCGAAGGTCGGCTTCGTCGAGCTGTACCACGACGGCAAGGTCGTCCTGCCGAAGATGAAGGTGGCCACGCAGTACTCGGGCCAGCGCAACTACCTGAAGATCGGCCTCTACCGCGATGAGTCCATCTCCCAGGAAGGCGTGGTCTTCCACGACGGCTTCATCCAGGCCACCAGCAAGGACGACGTGATTCCCCCCGTCGTCGCCACGCCGACGCCGGAGACCCCGGCCCCCGAGACCCCTGATTCCGAGCCCGGCTCCGACCCCGGTGATGTCTCCTCTCCCCCGGACGACTCCACCGATGGGCAGCCCGGGACCGTCGTCCAGGCGCCCTCGGAGCCCGGTGATTCCTCTCCGGGTACGGACGGCGTCATCCCCGGTGACGCATCGCTCGGGGCCGGGATGCAGGCCGCGAGCTGCGGTGCCTCCTCGACCGGAGGGACCCCCCTGCTCGTCGCCGCCGCGCTGACCCTGGCCGCCCTGCTCGGCCGGCGCAAGGCGGTACCGGCCCACGCACGCGCTCGCCGCACGCGCTGA
- a CDS encoding transposase translates to MSQKKARAAEGRVRTKEPDRSQGWLFKQMPEQLVEPEHPVRVVAAAVEALDLRGFLAGAKAVEGHAGRPVTSPRLLLALWVYGIQQGVGTATELARRCEEDRAYQWLAGGVKVSHDKLSQFRVEHLEVLQQVFTDVLSVLLQQGLVSLEQVAQDGTRVRASASAPSFRREQSLRECQEQAELHLQAVLAQKDDPELTRGQQATREAKARDYQARVDAALEAIKQQQARKKGADKEKVRASSTDADARVMKMADGGFRPAYNLQFAVAGEALGGPRTIVGVEVTNQGSDMGSVSPMVEQIEQRTGQVPERVLADGGHATCADVKQCAAKGLKRSFRCPSAWPRPGSRGTIPPR, encoded by the coding sequence GTGAGCCAGAAGAAAGCGCGGGCAGCAGAGGGAAGAGTCCGGACGAAAGAGCCGGACAGGTCGCAAGGCTGGCTGTTCAAGCAGATGCCGGAGCAGTTGGTGGAGCCGGAGCACCCGGTGCGGGTAGTGGCGGCGGCGGTGGAGGCGTTGGACCTGAGAGGCTTTCTGGCCGGGGCCAAGGCGGTGGAGGGACATGCGGGACGCCCGGTGACAAGTCCCCGGTTGCTGTTGGCGCTGTGGGTGTACGGGATTCAGCAGGGAGTGGGGACGGCGACGGAGCTGGCGCGCCGGTGCGAGGAGGACAGGGCGTACCAGTGGCTGGCCGGTGGAGTGAAGGTGAGCCACGACAAGCTGAGCCAGTTCCGGGTGGAGCACCTGGAGGTGTTGCAGCAGGTGTTTACCGACGTGCTCTCGGTGCTGTTGCAGCAGGGGCTGGTGAGTTTGGAGCAGGTGGCGCAGGACGGCACGCGGGTGAGGGCCAGTGCCTCGGCGCCTTCGTTCCGGCGGGAGCAGTCGCTGCGGGAGTGCCAGGAGCAGGCCGAGCTGCACTTGCAAGCGGTGCTGGCGCAGAAGGACGACCCGGAGCTGACGCGTGGGCAGCAGGCGACACGAGAGGCCAAGGCGCGTGACTACCAGGCGCGGGTGGACGCGGCGCTGGAGGCGATAAAGCAACAGCAGGCCAGGAAGAAGGGGGCGGACAAGGAGAAGGTGCGCGCCTCCTCCACGGATGCGGATGCACGGGTGATGAAGATGGCCGATGGGGGTTTCCGACCCGCCTACAACCTGCAATTCGCGGTGGCTGGGGAGGCGCTGGGAGGGCCGCGAACGATTGTGGGAGTGGAAGTCACCAACCAGGGCAGCGACATGGGCAGCGTGAGCCCCATGGTGGAGCAGATTGAGCAACGCACGGGCCAGGTGCCCGAGCGCGTGCTGGCCGATGGCGGCCATGCCACGTGCGCAGACGTGAAGCAGTGCGCGGCCAAGGGGTTGAAGCGCTCATTTCGGTGCCCGAGCGCATGGCCCAGGCCGGGCAGCAGGGGGACCATTCCCCCGAGGTAG
- a CDS encoding erythromycin esterase family protein, whose translation MGGSIFSPGATIPTTTVETGHGFSDLAPLVPVLAQVRVVGLGESTHGTREFFQLKHRMFEFLVSELGFTAFVLEANFTASAAVDHYVLTGEGAPARLLAGLQLWPWNTEEVLALIQWMRAYNADPAHPRKLRFYGMDATLSVGPARAMLDYLAQVDPAYRADATLARTGLPLFALDLRGAPTDGPVATYLETPVGMREIGAAYTPGASTWLGDRSTSLAKYTQSASS comes from the coding sequence GTGGGAGGCTCAATCTTTTCTCCAGGAGCGACCATCCCCACCACCACCGTGGAGACGGGGCACGGGTTCTCCGACCTCGCGCCGCTGGTGCCCGTGCTCGCCCAGGTACGAGTCGTCGGCCTGGGCGAGTCCACCCACGGCACGCGCGAGTTCTTCCAGCTCAAGCACCGGATGTTCGAGTTCCTCGTCTCCGAGCTGGGCTTCACCGCCTTCGTCCTCGAGGCGAACTTCACCGCGTCGGCCGCGGTGGACCACTACGTGCTCACCGGGGAGGGAGCTCCCGCGCGACTGCTCGCCGGCTTGCAGCTCTGGCCCTGGAACACGGAGGAGGTGCTCGCGCTCATCCAGTGGATGCGCGCCTACAACGCCGACCCCGCCCACCCGCGCAAGCTGCGCTTCTACGGCATGGACGCGACACTCTCCGTCGGACCGGCACGGGCGATGCTCGACTACCTGGCTCAGGTGGACCCGGCGTACCGGGCGGATGCGACCCTCGCCCGCACCGGCCTGCCCCTGTTCGCGCTCGACCTGCGCGGCGCGCCCACCGACGGGCCGGTGGCCACGTATCTGGAGACCCCTGTGGGGATGCGGGAGATTGGCGCGGCGTACACCCCTGGTGCCTCCACCTGGTTGGGCGACAGGAGCACGTCCTTGGCGAAGTACACCCAGTCCGCATCCTCGTAG